CAAAAAGGATGAATATTTTGATGAGTTTACAAAACAAAATTATAAAATAGAGTTTTCAGGTTTTAATATTACAAATATTAAGCCTGACGTTAAAAACACAAGTTTAGATATAAGTTTAAATACTAACTATGTAGGTCCTTTTAGAGAAATTCCAAAAAGAACATACAATATAAGTGGAAGTTCAAAAACTTTAAAGGTTGGTAATTACGGAGAGAACGCCTATCAGATACTTATAAATGATTATGTTAAAAAAGGAGGGGAATTACTGAAACAAGTAAGTGATTGGTATGAAGATAATTTTGATGGTTGGGGAATACAAATTAATGATAGTTCTAAACCTGACTACAAAATTGAGTTAGTTAGAAACAATCCTAAATTTAGCATTAATATAAAAGATGTTGGAGAAGGAATGACGCAAGCATTGCCAATTGTTGTTAGTGCATTTATTGAAGATAAAAAAGAAGTGTTGACTATATTAGAACAACCAGAACTACATCTACATCCTGCTGCTCACGGTAATTTAGCAGAATTACTAGCTTTATCTTCAAAAACTTCTAATAAAAGATTTTTAATAGAAACCCACTCTCAAAATTTTATTTTAAGATTGAGACGTTTAGTTGCAGAGGGAATAATTGACAAAAACAACCTTGCAATTTATTTTGTTGATTATGATAGTGAAAATAATTCAAGTTTATTAAAGCAAATTGAAGTAAAAAGAGACGGAAGTGTTTCATTTTGGCCAAAAAATATTTTTAGTGAAACATTAGATGAAACGTTAGCAATTAGAAGTGCTCAATTAAAAATGTTAGAAAATGATAATTAAAATCAACTCTAATATTTTTAACGATAATCAAAATTTAAAAGATGTAAATTATCTATTGAACATATTTTCTGAAAATAGAAGATATGATTATTTCTGTGAGTATGGATTAATTAAAGATACATCACTATTTAATAATTTACTGGATTTGAATAAAGAACTTATCGAACAATACTTCAATCGGTTTATACGTGAAAGTACACCTAAAATTAGCCATACTATTTCTGAGGAGACATCTGATAATGAGTTTAATTTAGAAGAGGCTAAAATATTTTTTAATCAACCACTTATAATTATACTTGAGAACAACTTAAATGATGCTTATTTTATTGACCAATTAATTACTGTTTTTAAGAAAAGAGGAAAAGGAATAAGAAGACATAAAAAAAACAATTGGTTGAAATATGGTAATGGAGGAGGATGTACTAATATTACAAACTTCATTGAAGGAGAAATGAAAAACTTTAAAGACTTACCTAAAGAAAATCATAAGTATTTAAAATGTTTTGTGTTAATCGATAGTGATAAACGACACCCAACAGATGTTCGTCCCGAAAGAGCTAAACTGTTTCAGTATTTAAATAAAAAAAACATTCCATATCACGAACTAACTAAAAGGGAAATGGAAAATTATTTACCTGATGAAATTATTAGGACTGTAGAAAAAAATGAGGATTTCATTGATGCATACTTAACATTAACACCTATTCAAAAAGACTATTTTGATATTGAAAATGGATTTGAAGATAAAAATATAGATGATTTCGACCAAGAGATTAAAGAAATTTATGCTGGCTTATCAAAAGAGTTTA
This Rasiella rasia DNA region includes the following protein-coding sequences:
- a CDS encoding AAA family ATPase, whose amino-acid sequence is MIDKLYFKNYKSFKDKQEIVFKPITVVIGKNSSGKSAVVKLPTLLETSLLGKYDDPLLLNNNGVELGAEFRDLIYGRDIGSLELSIQENNNLLDIEITSGVKDADFPKIRKWQYNDILKLSYDDKKDEYFDEFTKQNYKIEFSGFNITNIKPDVKNTSLDISLNTNYVGPFREIPKRTYNISGSSKTLKVGNYGENAYQILINDYVKKGGELLKQVSDWYEDNFDGWGIQINDSSKPDYKIELVRNNPKFSINIKDVGEGMTQALPIVVSAFIEDKKEVLTILEQPELHLHPAAHGNLAELLALSSKTSNKRFLIETHSQNFILRLRRLVAEGIIDKNNLAIYFVDYDSENNSSLLKQIEVKRDGSVSFWPKNIFSETLDETLAIRSAQLKMLENDN